The following are from one region of the Paenibacillus sp. JZ16 genome:
- a CDS encoding vWA domain-containing protein, whose protein sequence is MKQILLITDGCSNVGASPVLAAAHALQDGIVVNVVGVLDYGTIGELGGLEIQEIAKAGGGIHRIVGTPQLAQTIQMMTRKTVVQTIQQAVNKEIQHILGGGSLEELPPDKRSQVVEVVDELAETSSLQVALLIDASASMKPKLAAVEEAIRDLMLSLKARAGSSELSVFHFPGKHSGEDIVMDVNWTSDLDGARGMFSRLQMRGATPTGPALLKVIEFYRYGTLEGNQSWQGHSSQEEGMLGDYVV, encoded by the coding sequence ATGAAGCAAATTCTACTGATTACGGACGGATGCTCGAACGTGGGAGCCAGTCCGGTTCTGGCTGCAGCCCATGCGCTCCAGGATGGTATTGTCGTGAATGTGGTGGGGGTCCTTGATTACGGAACGATCGGTGAGCTTGGGGGATTGGAAATTCAGGAGATAGCCAAAGCGGGAGGGGGTATACACCGGATCGTAGGTACACCGCAGCTGGCGCAGACGATACAGATGATGACTCGGAAAACGGTGGTTCAGACGATCCAACAAGCGGTAAATAAGGAGATACAGCATATTTTGGGGGGCGGGTCGCTGGAGGAACTTCCGCCGGACAAGCGATCGCAGGTCGTTGAAGTTGTGGATGAGCTGGCTGAGACGTCATCTCTGCAGGTCGCGTTGTTAATCGATGCAAGTGCTAGCATGAAACCCAAGCTGGCTGCCGTTGAGGAAGCGATACGTGATTTAATGCTGAGTTTGAAAGCGCGCGCAGGCTCAAGCGAATTGTCCGTATTCCATTTTCCTGGAAAACACAGCGGCGAGGATATCGTGATGGACGTGAATTGGACCTCGGATCTGGACGGCGCCCGGGGAATGTTCAGCCGCCTGCAGATGAGAGGGGCTACGCCGACGGGACCTGCCTTGTTAAAGGTGATTGAATTTTACCGATATGGTACACTAGAGGGTAATCAATCATGGCAGGGTCATTCCAGCCAAGAGGAAGGGATGCTCGGTGACTACGTTGTCTAA
- a CDS encoding serine/threonine protein kinase, whose translation MTTLSNPGYPPGTVIKGKWRNSRYIVERMLGKGANGKVYLVHRAGVRERYALKVGYDALDLQSEINVLNALKEQMPNPYLVEADDHHDGSGEVSFYVMRYIEGSPLHHFIRKRGADWIGLIGLKLLEKLSVLHASGYAFGDLKPDNVMVSAYGRVELIDYGGVSPFGRSVKQFTEWYDRGYWNAGSRTGDVSYDLFSFAVMCIGLLDEKSLREASCQLPQTRSVADLQLVLRRNLLFKPYAVWLNKALSGDFADSREALNEWRKRIYEGSGRSVRPKPGRTPRWLKNAFGLSLVIMALTVYFFFRS comes from the coding sequence GTGACTACGTTGTCTAACCCGGGTTATCCGCCAGGAACCGTAATTAAGGGCAAGTGGCGGAACAGCCGGTACATCGTGGAGCGTATGCTCGGCAAAGGGGCTAACGGCAAGGTGTATCTGGTCCATCGGGCAGGAGTACGCGAGCGTTATGCTCTAAAAGTTGGGTATGACGCTCTGGATCTTCAATCCGAAATTAATGTCCTGAATGCGTTGAAAGAACAGATGCCGAACCCTTATCTCGTGGAGGCGGACGATCATCATGACGGCAGTGGGGAAGTGTCCTTCTATGTCATGCGTTACATTGAAGGGAGTCCGCTGCATCATTTTATTCGCAAGCGTGGTGCCGATTGGATCGGATTGATCGGACTGAAGCTGCTCGAGAAGCTGTCCGTTCTGCATGCATCCGGTTATGCATTTGGTGATTTGAAGCCGGATAATGTGATGGTCTCGGCATACGGAAGAGTGGAACTGATCGATTATGGAGGCGTAAGCCCTTTCGGACGCAGCGTCAAGCAGTTTACGGAATGGTATGATCGGGGATACTGGAATGCCGGAAGCCGGACTGGCGACGTATCCTATGATTTGTTCTCGTTTGCCGTGATGTGTATCGGCCTACTGGATGAGAAATCATTACGGGAGGCGTCTTGTCAGCTTCCCCAGACCCGTAGTGTTGCCGATCTGCAGCTGGTGCTGCGAAGAAACCTCCTGTTCAAGCCATACGCTGTGTGGCTGAACAAGGCTTTGTCGGGAGATTTCGCGGATTCACGGGAAGCGTTGAACGAGTGGAGAAAACGAATATATGAAGGCTCGGGCCGGAGCGTGCGTCCTAAACCGGGGCGAACTCCGCGTTGGCTGAAGAACGCGTTTGGTTTGTCGTTAGTCATCATGGCCCTTACTGTTTATTTTTTCTTCCGCTCATGA
- the tilS gene encoding tRNA lysidine(34) synthetase TilS, which produces MKQDYLRTFVNHVERTAAEFDLWSEGDSIVVAVSGGPDSVALLHVLHEISMHRTPLRLICAHVHHGFRKESDQEAEMVRELAERLGLPLETAFIDIPAYMEESGKGGQEAAREKRYEFLLQTAHKYNARAVALAHHADDQAETVLMRLLRGSGLSGLAGIKFKRTEKKVELIRPFLRMYKADIVELCRICGFQYAVDNSNLQTKYRRNAIRLEVLPFLERYNGQFSSSLNQLAEIVQQEDDFVELEAAKQFRSMVQENDGRLAFDAPSFLGLHVALQRRLIKLILNYLPSDQENTDFVKIETVRHGILNDQRSNWRLDLGDGITCVREYGVIQFWPKPPEEQGQYIYILDSPDVSQQYVKEIGKMLKLSLKTGSESRSGSRPSAFVADFDADELRFPLTLRNRQPGDKMKIMGLNGSKKVKDILIDEKIPPSVRARIPILCDGSGSIVWIPGVRRSVHAACGRHTSRVLRMELSDA; this is translated from the coding sequence GTGAAACAGGATTATTTACGGACATTCGTCAACCATGTCGAGCGTACAGCCGCAGAGTTTGATCTGTGGTCAGAAGGCGATAGCATCGTGGTCGCCGTTTCCGGCGGGCCTGATTCCGTTGCGCTCCTGCACGTACTGCATGAAATTTCTATGCACCGGACGCCGCTCCGATTGATCTGCGCCCATGTTCATCATGGGTTTCGGAAGGAATCAGACCAAGAGGCAGAGATGGTGCGTGAACTGGCGGAGCGGCTCGGACTTCCATTAGAAACGGCGTTTATCGATATTCCTGCTTATATGGAAGAGAGCGGTAAGGGTGGGCAGGAGGCTGCAAGAGAGAAGCGTTATGAATTTCTGCTGCAAACAGCCCACAAATACAATGCGCGCGCCGTAGCGCTGGCTCATCATGCTGACGATCAAGCCGAGACGGTGCTCATGCGGCTTCTGCGCGGGAGCGGCCTGTCCGGACTTGCCGGAATAAAATTTAAGCGAACGGAAAAAAAAGTGGAACTTATCCGTCCGTTCCTACGTATGTACAAGGCGGATATCGTGGAGCTGTGCCGTATATGCGGATTCCAGTATGCGGTGGATAACAGCAATCTGCAGACGAAGTACCGCCGTAATGCGATTCGCCTGGAAGTATTGCCTTTTCTGGAACGATACAATGGGCAGTTCTCCTCCTCACTCAATCAGCTGGCCGAGATTGTCCAGCAGGAGGATGATTTTGTGGAGCTTGAAGCTGCGAAGCAATTTCGGAGTATGGTACAGGAGAACGATGGGAGGCTCGCTTTCGACGCGCCTTCCTTTTTGGGCTTACATGTCGCTTTACAACGGCGTTTGATTAAACTAATATTAAATTACCTGCCCTCAGACCAGGAAAACACCGATTTTGTCAAGATAGAAACGGTGCGCCATGGCATTCTTAACGATCAGCGAAGCAACTGGCGTCTGGATCTGGGTGACGGCATTACCTGTGTTCGTGAGTACGGAGTGATCCAGTTTTGGCCTAAGCCTCCGGAAGAACAGGGACAGTACATATACATTCTTGATTCTCCTGATGTTTCGCAGCAGTATGTTAAGGAAATCGGAAAGATGCTGAAATTGTCGTTAAAGACAGGAAGCGAAAGCCGGAGCGGCTCCAGACCATCGGCCTTTGTGGCGGATTTTGATGCGGATGAGCTTAGGTTTCCTTTAACCTTGCGTAACAGACAGCCGGGGGACAAGATGAAGATCATGGGATTAAACGGAAGCAAAAAGGTGAAAGATATTCTCATTGATGAGAAAATCCCACCGTCTGTCCGTGCCCGGATTCCTATTCTTTGTGACGGTTCCGGCAGCATTGTGTGGATTCCAGGTGTACGACGTTCCGTTCACGCCGCTTGCGGGCGGCACACATCACGAGTTCTCCGGATGGAGCTATCGGATGCTTAA
- the hpt gene encoding hypoxanthine phosphoribosyltransferase, with product MQNDIQEILISEEEIHAKIKELGSKLSAEYVGRNPLVICVLKGAFIFMADLVKSITVPLELDFMAVSSYGASTKSSGVVKIIKDLDASVEGRDVLIVEDIIDSGLTLSHLIELLKSRKANSVCVVTLFDKPARRTVDLQADYTGFVLPDAFVVGYGLDYAEHYRNLPYIGILKPEIYSS from the coding sequence TTGCAGAATGACATTCAGGAAATACTCATCAGTGAAGAAGAGATTCACGCAAAGATTAAGGAACTTGGTTCCAAACTCAGCGCCGAATATGTGGGACGCAATCCACTCGTTATTTGCGTTCTTAAAGGTGCGTTTATTTTTATGGCCGACTTGGTTAAATCCATAACAGTACCTCTTGAGTTGGATTTCATGGCTGTATCCAGCTATGGGGCATCAACCAAATCCTCCGGCGTGGTGAAGATCATTAAAGATCTGGACGCATCCGTTGAAGGCAGGGATGTGCTGATTGTGGAGGATATTATCGACAGCGGTCTTACGCTGAGCCATTTGATTGAGCTTCTGAAGAGCCGCAAGGCAAACTCGGTGTGCGTTGTCACCTTGTTTGACAAGCCGGCACGCCGTACGGTGGATTTGCAGGCCGATTATACCGGATTCGTGCTGCCGGATGCATTTGTTGTCGGATACGGACTTGATTATGCCGAGCATTACCGGAACCTCCCCTACATCGGGATTTTGAAGCCGGAAATCTACAGCAGTTAA
- the ftsH gene encoding ATP-dependent zinc metalloprotease FtsH produces the protein MSRFIRNSGFYLILFLVVVGIVQFVTNGGEQADAPSYNELRQEVKANNIEEMTVQFDGYAYLVTGKYREVSEEKKSENFSAYIPATDAAMQELTAASESNKVKLSVLPMEGQSIWLTLLSSFIPLIIMFVLFFFLFNQAQGGGGKVMNFGKSKARLYNEEKKRITFEDVAGADEEKQELVEVVDFLKDPRKFNTVGARIPKGVLLVGPPGTGKTLLARAVAGEAGVPFFSISGSDFVEMFVGVGASRVRDLFENAKKNAPCIIFIDEIDAVGRQRGAGLGGGHDEREQTLNQLLVEMDGFGANEGIIIVAATNRPDILDPALLRPGRFDRQITVDRPDVKGREAVLKVHARNKPLTKDVKLDIIAKRTTGFTGADLENLLNEAALLAARRNRKDISMREVDEAIDRVIVGTEKRSRVISDREKRIVAYHEAGHTIVGYFLEHADTVHKVTIIPRGRAGGYVIMMPKEDRMLVTKQELLDRVTGLLGGRVAEELFIGEIGTGAYSDFQQATGIIRSMVVEYGMSEKLGPMQFGTSQGQVFLGRDIGHEQNYSDAIAYEIDQEMQRFINDCYEKCKEILNKHAKEVHLIANTLLEMETLELEQIKNLIETGSAEGNGSGDGEGEGSSENGEPIIDNIGDVKVRIQGKEDGEQPTSTEEIPNNPMDSNDPGPERKDSERKDPPGGSDNGNSSLT, from the coding sequence ATGAGTCGGTTCATCCGGAATTCTGGTTTTTATTTGATTCTATTTTTAGTCGTGGTGGGCATAGTACAATTCGTTACTAATGGCGGCGAGCAAGCCGATGCCCCTAGTTATAATGAACTGCGGCAGGAAGTCAAAGCTAACAACATAGAGGAAATGACGGTACAATTTGACGGTTACGCTTATCTGGTGACCGGTAAGTATAGGGAGGTTTCCGAAGAGAAAAAATCGGAGAATTTCTCAGCCTATATTCCTGCCACGGATGCAGCGATGCAAGAGCTGACTGCAGCCAGTGAGAGCAACAAAGTCAAACTGTCCGTGTTGCCAATGGAAGGCCAAAGCATTTGGCTGACATTGCTTTCATCCTTTATTCCGCTCATCATTATGTTTGTACTGTTCTTCTTCCTGTTTAATCAGGCTCAAGGCGGCGGCGGCAAAGTGATGAACTTTGGCAAGAGCAAAGCCCGCTTATATAATGAAGAGAAGAAACGGATTACATTTGAAGATGTAGCCGGAGCAGATGAAGAGAAGCAGGAGCTTGTTGAAGTTGTTGACTTCTTGAAGGATCCGCGCAAGTTCAACACGGTTGGCGCTCGCATTCCGAAGGGCGTTTTGCTTGTCGGTCCTCCGGGAACCGGTAAGACGCTCCTGGCTCGTGCCGTTGCCGGTGAAGCGGGAGTGCCGTTCTTCAGTATTTCCGGTTCCGACTTCGTTGAAATGTTTGTCGGTGTCGGTGCTTCTCGTGTACGTGACTTGTTCGAGAACGCGAAGAAGAATGCACCATGTATCATCTTTATCGATGAGATTGATGCAGTAGGTCGTCAGCGTGGCGCTGGTCTTGGCGGCGGTCATGACGAGCGTGAACAGACACTCAACCAGTTGCTGGTTGAAATGGACGGTTTCGGAGCGAACGAAGGCATTATCATCGTTGCTGCGACCAACCGCCCGGATATTTTGGACCCGGCGCTTCTTCGTCCGGGACGTTTTGACCGTCAGATTACCGTAGATCGCCCGGATGTGAAGGGCCGTGAAGCCGTACTGAAGGTTCATGCACGCAACAAACCATTGACGAAGGATGTTAAACTTGACATCATCGCCAAACGTACAACCGGTTTTACAGGCGCCGATCTGGAGAATCTCCTGAACGAGGCTGCCTTGCTTGCAGCTCGCCGCAACCGTAAAGATATTTCCATGCGAGAAGTGGATGAGGCGATTGACCGCGTTATCGTCGGTACGGAGAAACGCAGCCGCGTGATCAGTGACCGCGAGAAACGCATCGTGGCATACCATGAAGCGGGTCATACCATTGTGGGTTACTTCCTCGAGCATGCGGATACGGTGCATAAGGTAACGATTATCCCTCGTGGCCGTGCCGGCGGATATGTCATTATGATGCCGAAGGAAGATCGGATGCTCGTGACGAAGCAGGAATTGCTGGATCGCGTAACCGGTTTGCTTGGCGGACGTGTCGCTGAGGAGCTGTTCATCGGTGAAATCGGGACCGGGGCATACAGTGACTTCCAGCAAGCAACAGGCATTATCCGCAGCATGGTTGTGGAATACGGTATGAGTGAGAAGCTCGGACCGATGCAGTTCGGTACATCCCAAGGACAAGTGTTCCTTGGACGTGATATCGGACATGAGCAGAACTATAGTGATGCAATCGCTTATGAGATCGATCAGGAAATGCAGCGATTCATTAATGATTGCTATGAGAAATGTAAAGAGATCCTGAATAAGCATGCTAAAGAGGTTCATCTGATTGCGAATACGCTCCTCGAGATGGAAACGCTGGAGCTTGAGCAAATCAAGAATCTCATTGAGACCGGATCAGCTGAAGGCAACGGCAGTGGCGACGGTGAAGGAGAAGGTTCTTCCGAGAATGGTGAACCGATCATCGACAACATTGGCGACGTGAAAGTTCGCATCCAAGGGAAAGAAGACGGCGAGCAGCCGACTTCCACGGAGGAAATTCCGAACAACCCGATGGATTCGAATGATCCAGGGCCAGAGCGCAAAGATTCGGAGCGCAAGGATCCTCCAGGCGGATCGGACAACGGTAACAGCAGCTTAACGTAA
- the nadA gene encoding quinolinate synthase NadA gives MEALALERKSEQNRELRERLMQLKKERNAIILAHYYQRDEIQEVADFRGDSFLLAQKAAQTDAEVIVFCGVHFMGESAKILAPGKTVLIPDERAGCPMADMVNVDGLRKLKAQHPNAKVVTYINSSAEIKAETDICCTSSNAVKVIQSVDSDEIIWVPDKNLGHYVQQHTDKKLIIWEGYCNTHDMLTVKDVVEMKAKYPHAEFVVHPECRPEVVAMGDFVGSTTAILEYCKNSSAKEFIVGTEDGTGYQLRLDSPDKSFHFATKFLVCPNMKVNNLKKLVKALETMKPQIYVPPVVAEKARTSLARMLQVK, from the coding sequence ATGGAAGCGTTGGCACTGGAGCGTAAGTCGGAACAGAACCGTGAGCTGCGCGAGCGGTTAATGCAATTGAAGAAGGAACGTAACGCAATCATTTTGGCACATTATTATCAACGGGATGAAATACAAGAGGTCGCTGATTTCCGGGGGGATTCCTTCCTGCTCGCGCAGAAGGCAGCACAAACGGATGCCGAGGTTATCGTATTTTGCGGTGTGCATTTTATGGGCGAAAGCGCTAAAATTCTGGCACCGGGCAAGACGGTTCTTATACCGGATGAGCGGGCCGGCTGCCCTATGGCGGACATGGTGAACGTTGACGGACTGCGGAAGCTGAAAGCGCAGCATCCGAATGCCAAAGTGGTCACGTACATCAATTCATCGGCTGAGATCAAAGCTGAGACGGATATCTGCTGTACTTCATCCAATGCCGTGAAAGTGATTCAGTCGGTGGATTCGGATGAAATTATATGGGTGCCTGACAAAAATCTGGGGCATTATGTTCAGCAGCATACCGACAAGAAGCTCATTATCTGGGAAGGGTACTGCAACACGCATGACATGCTGACGGTGAAGGATGTCGTCGAGATGAAGGCCAAATATCCTCATGCTGAATTTGTGGTGCATCCGGAATGCCGTCCGGAGGTTGTTGCGATGGGGGATTTTGTAGGAAGTACCACCGCCATCCTGGAGTATTGCAAAAATTCATCGGCCAAGGAGTTTATCGTGGGTACTGAGGACGGAACCGGTTATCAGCTTCGACTGGATAGCCCGGATAAATCGTTCCATTTCGCTACGAAATTCCTGGTGTGTCCGAATATGAAAGTGAATAACCTCAAAAAGCTGGTTAAAGCGTTGGAAACGATGAAGCCGCAAATTTATGTGCCGCCGGTCGTTGCAGAAAAAGCCAGAACTTCATTAGCGCGCATGTTACAGGTTAAGTAG
- the nadB gene encoding L-aspartate oxidase, whose amino-acid sequence MIPQYLIDFDLNDLPAVETDVIVIGSGIAGLYTAIMASATQNVLLITKKSLLESNTRYAQGGIAAVTAEDDSPAYHRQDTLLAGAGLCSSAAVDVLVNEGPVGVQELIRLGTMFDVENGELALTQEGAHSHRRILHANGDATGYEIVRALSIQVEMLHNIEVWDDHFVIDLITEQGECHGALVQMPDGKRVFVRGRATVMCSGGAGQLYRYTTNPEVATADGVAMAYRAGAEIRDMEFIQFHPTALSYPGAPRFLISEAVRGEGAVLRNIQGERFMPKYHDLLELAPRDIVARAIVSEMEATGSTFVYLDITHESPEMVRHRFPTIYETCMQYGLDLSSDWIPVSPAAHYMMGGIKTNLHGESSVKRLFACGEVSSTGVHGANRLASNSLSEAIVYGSRIVERIKSLPEPSGDPLHVSFHLGRKDAPSQAMVEKRLKLQKVMVRYAGLRRNRDTLLRAAEELGRQLPLFQSVLTKREEYEFANMLTASLLVVQGALGREESRGAHYREDFPERNDSVWQKHIVHTRDQEMTEELSDDV is encoded by the coding sequence GTGATACCGCAGTATTTAATTGATTTTGATCTGAACGATCTTCCTGCAGTTGAGACGGACGTCATCGTGATCGGTTCAGGCATTGCGGGTTTATATACGGCGATCATGGCAAGTGCGACTCAGAATGTGCTGCTGATTACGAAGAAATCGCTGCTCGAAAGCAACACGCGTTATGCGCAGGGAGGAATTGCAGCCGTAACAGCTGAGGATGACTCCCCGGCCTATCATCGGCAGGATACCCTCTTGGCAGGGGCGGGCCTATGTTCATCTGCCGCGGTGGATGTCCTTGTAAACGAGGGGCCGGTTGGCGTTCAAGAGTTGATTCGGCTCGGCACGATGTTTGATGTGGAGAATGGCGAGCTCGCGCTGACCCAAGAAGGCGCACACAGTCACCGCCGGATCCTTCATGCCAACGGGGATGCTACCGGATATGAAATTGTGCGTGCCCTTTCCATTCAGGTTGAAATGCTTCACAATATAGAGGTGTGGGACGATCATTTTGTCATTGACCTGATTACCGAGCAGGGAGAATGTCATGGCGCTTTGGTACAAATGCCTGATGGAAAACGGGTATTCGTTCGTGGACGGGCGACGGTTATGTGTTCCGGCGGCGCCGGTCAATTGTACCGGTATACGACCAATCCGGAGGTTGCCACAGCCGATGGCGTTGCCATGGCTTATCGGGCAGGCGCAGAAATTCGGGATATGGAGTTTATACAATTCCACCCGACGGCGCTTAGCTATCCGGGTGCGCCCCGATTCCTAATATCAGAGGCGGTTCGGGGTGAAGGCGCCGTTCTTCGGAATATACAAGGGGAACGCTTCATGCCCAAATACCATGATTTACTGGAGCTGGCACCGCGGGATATTGTAGCACGGGCTATTGTCAGTGAGATGGAAGCAACGGGGTCTACCTTTGTTTATCTGGATATTACCCATGAGTCGCCGGAAATGGTCAGACATCGATTCCCAACGATTTATGAAACCTGCATGCAGTATGGACTCGATTTATCGTCAGATTGGATTCCTGTCTCCCCGGCTGCGCATTATATGATGGGGGGCATCAAAACCAATCTGCACGGCGAGAGCAGCGTGAAACGTTTATTTGCTTGCGGGGAGGTATCGTCTACTGGTGTCCACGGGGCGAACCGTTTGGCCAGCAATTCGCTGTCGGAGGCGATTGTGTACGGTAGTCGTATTGTCGAGCGCATTAAGAGCCTGCCGGAACCTTCAGGCGATCCGCTTCATGTATCATTCCACCTCGGTCGCAAGGACGCTCCGTCCCAAGCGATGGTGGAAAAACGCTTGAAGCTACAGAAGGTGATGGTACGTTATGCAGGACTTCGGCGAAATCGGGATACTCTATTAAGAGCAGCGGAAGAGCTTGGCCGTCAGCTGCCATTGTTCCAATCCGTGCTCACCAAGCGTGAGGAATACGAGTTTGCTAACATGCTCACAGCATCCCTGCTCGTGGTTCAGGGTGCGCTGGGTCGTGAAGAAAGCCGGGGAGCCCACTATCGTGAGGATTTCCCGGAACGGAATGACAGCGTATGGCAGAAACATATAGTCCACACACGGGATCAAGAAATGACGGAGGAATTAAGCGATGATGTTTAA
- the nadC gene encoding carboxylating nicotinate-nucleotide diphosphorylase, with protein sequence MMFNGYNDGLLQSIRTWLQEDIGSGDITTLTTIEPGHESKGVIHAKEAGIVAGMPVAELVFETVDPSLTFTALVRDGDEVEKGTVLAEVEGSTHRILTGERLALNLLQRLSGIATRTRSFVDVLEGLPTRLVDTRKTTPGHRMLEKYAVRVGGGANHRFGLYDAVMIKDNHIKGAGGIAQAVSRARAHIPHTMTIEVETESLAQVEEALAAGADIIMLDNMSHDMMAESVRRIKAKAPHVRVEASGNVTLETVRGIAETGVDVISVGRLTYSFHSLDISLDLNAKKGGTES encoded by the coding sequence ATGATGTTTAACGGATACAACGATGGCCTTCTCCAGAGTATACGGACTTGGCTGCAGGAGGATATCGGGTCGGGGGACATTACGACCCTCACCACCATTGAGCCGGGTCATGAATCCAAGGGTGTTATTCATGCCAAGGAGGCAGGAATCGTAGCAGGTATGCCGGTTGCAGAGCTGGTATTCGAAACGGTTGATCCGTCGCTGACGTTTACGGCATTGGTCCGTGATGGAGACGAGGTTGAAAAAGGAACGGTTCTCGCCGAAGTGGAAGGAAGCACGCACCGTATTTTGACAGGCGAGCGTCTTGCTTTGAATTTGCTTCAGCGTCTGTCGGGTATTGCAACAAGAACGCGTTCTTTTGTTGATGTGCTTGAGGGATTGCCAACAAGGCTGGTGGATACCCGCAAAACGACGCCAGGCCACCGAATGCTTGAGAAATATGCTGTTCGGGTTGGCGGCGGCGCGAACCATCGTTTCGGCCTGTATGATGCCGTCATGATTAAGGATAATCACATTAAGGGTGCAGGCGGAATCGCGCAAGCGGTCAGCCGTGCAAGAGCCCATATTCCACATACCATGACTATAGAAGTTGAAACCGAGAGCTTGGCGCAGGTTGAGGAAGCACTGGCTGCAGGCGCAGATATTATTATGCTGGATAACATGAGTCATGACATGATGGCGGAGTCTGTTCGAAGAATCAAGGCCAAGGCCCCTCATGTTCGCGTCGAAGCATCGGGGAACGTGACGCTGGAGACCGTGCGCGGGATTGCCGAAACCGGGGTCGACGTCATATCCGTTGGACGGCTGACTTATTCTTTCCATAGTCTCGATATCAGCTTGGATCTAAATGCGAAGAAAGGAGGGACAGAGAGTTGA